ATTCTTaagcaattaagaaagctacagtcgatactcgctaaccattttgaataattgcaaaatagtgcggtaaaatataccaaaataataaagctaTTTAGGAagagtactacattcaaaatataccatagagtgttaaatataccaaattgctAACCAAAGTAACTAACCCCCATAGTAAGTAGGTGTTTTTGCTCATaccaaagtatttctttaacttCTAAGtactttaaatacaaaattctaaGGCCTgtctttaataattatatacagTAGAATTTTAAGCTAGAACATTATGGATTCAGTATATATGTGTATCTTTTGTGTTTAATGTAAATAAGTAGAGAATATCGGATTGAGAGAAGCAGTTCATGACAATGTAAATTGATTGATGTGAATCATGAATAGAGCAGTGACTGTCAtccacgcacactcacacacacgcatacacttTCTACTTTGTATACATCTACACaggcaaaaatgttttataaatatcgCCATTGGCATTTTAATCCCTTTCCGGATAGCTACAATTACGCTGTATTGGACATGATTCTTTCTGTTGCATTGTGATTGCCGAGCCCTTTTCGAAAgtattttgttgcatactcGATCCcgattgtatatttttagatgtgGTGGCAGTGGGTCACACACGTGCAAGGGTCAGATCGAGAGTCTGCAGGTAGAAACACCAGAAACGCCTAAAAAGAAGATAAAAGAGGAATTAATGAAACGGACCCTAAAATGACCCAAAACGAATGCAGTCGGGGTAAGGAAGGGATAACTGCCATCACTTGAATGCCTTGAAGAGCAATTGCCACTGAGATGCCTTGATGATGTTGCAAGATAAGGGACATAGGAAATCAACAAGCAATCCGTATgtacccaaaaataaaaagaggaCCCATAAAATCCCaacacttttttcttttcaaaaaattaagaaCGTGGGCGACGCCCCTGAAACTCAAACAGAAACGAGAAGCAAGTTTGTGCATGTCATTTCTATAGAGTTTAGCAAGGGCAGTCACGTTCAAACCCATACAAACTGTAGCTCTATTCAAGCATGCGTGGGTGCGACATTTCCAGTACTCGGTATACAAATGGAAACCgttaaaaatacaattcaaaataaaaacaactacatTTTTAAGGATTCCAAGCAAACACCCTACAAACACTACAGTTGTACTTATCTGTAGCTACAATATTTCGAATGCATCTGAAGATCGAATAAATTATATGCTCGTATGaatgttaattataaattgttaacTGTATGCACAACGCACAAATCAAGCTAGTCACAAGAATCTAGTGTATTAATATAACAACTTTTAAATGCTAACTGCATAGGATGCGGAATGGTACATTATAATCATATGATAGAGCCTTAAggaatttatttgcaaatctttttctttttttccattGCACAATATGGAGTTTTCTCTAATCCTGTTAAGTAtcattttatcatttatatattctaagataatgtaatttatttattcctaCCCATTCATAATAATGCATTGATTTCCTAATATTAGTCAAAGGTACGCATTGCACAtctcaaattgtttaaatacgTATGTCCATTTTGAGTTCCATGCCTCTTTATAAACGTTTTTGTGGAGTGTTCTTAAGTTACCCTGTACTCTCAGCAAGAAAAAGTGAAGTTGAACTGTATTCAACTTCTTAAAACTAAGCAcagctatatttatttataatgacacatttttattataaataaaatacaaatttgagtAAATGAAAAGAAACATAATACATTATAAGGTTGTAAGAGCCAAGAAAACAGGGTATCTTGTAGTCGATATCTCTCGACATACTCATTTTTCCTTCTTCCATTTTATATTCCagttttaacaaaaaaaaaattatgtacatatctCGCTGATATGTCAGCAATATGTGCAGACAAACTAATAGCTGGCAGTAATTTAGTACACtcttaaatttgaattcttttaTTCATAAACATAACGGCATTTTTAGTATAGTTATGAAATGGGAACTACGAAATGGAGcgtttttaaaattgtaaatttaaatatactatgaTTAACAACATGCAACTAATTAGCATTCACATGTGAGAAATCATGACTCtgctattaatttaattgtgctTGGAAGCAAGTATAAATGTATCTGTTAAATGTGGTTTGTTtaaaagatacatttatatagtactagtATACTTGACAACCGACATAAAGTACAGTATGCATATTTGCACAACATTATCATATGAAATGTTTTCCGTTATTTTGATGTGAATATACGAAGGGAAAATACGTTACAAAATATGAACCTTACACCCGAAGGATACAAAACTAACAATTAGAAGGACTCACAAACAGAGTGAGCCgacaaaattccaaaaattttgaGATTTTGGGTTGCATCTCCCGCGTTGTAAATTTTTCATGCACCAACTGAGAAATCCCtaaaacaacaatgacaaacaAAGTGCACAGGGTTGTGTATACCCAATACCTGCTAAATTGACGACGCGGCATATCCCAAATAGCGCGTTAATTCGTTTTGACTAACCTTCAAAACCCAAATAAAATCCGGTAAACAGAAAATACGTTACTTTTGCTACCTACAGGTTGGTTCCGAAAGGTATTGGCAATTTACGAGTCGAACGGGAGGACAGGACAAGGCTGTCTCAATGAAATGACGAACAAGTAGATTTTTCCCAAAAACAGATAGATTGCTTTTGAGATACGCAAAGCCATTGTTTTCCCTATCCCATGTCCCTTGGCATTTTAGGGATCTTGGCATAGTGTGTCGAATTTTAAAATCCTCTGCACTTAGGGTTCAGGTTTTCCAGCGTACAAGTATCGACTTGTCCATTTCGGATCAGACATGAAAATTGAGCAAGGAATTTTTGGGTATTTCGGGTGCAGCAGGTAGCGAGAGTCGCAACGAAACCGTATCCAAAAAAATCCAACTAAAATTCCACTTGAAAAAATCTGTGAAACGCATGCAAGTACAGGAcagtctctcgctctcactctctcactctccctctctccatCTTTCGGTCTGCTGTGCGCTCTCGACTCTCTGTTGTGCAACCACCTGCCTGAATGGCGCATTTTGATTGGCTGCCAGAACAAAGAGAGCCAGAGAGCAGCGAGAGTCCCGACGTCGAGGTCGCAGCGTATAAAAGCAGGGCATCGACAGACCGAAGATCAGAACGCAATCGACCAGCGACGTGGCAAGTTATCCgcctgttgcagcaacaagtAACAAATTCCAATACAAGATTTcgattcaattaaattcaaattcgtGCAAAATGTCATTCATCACTCGGGAGTACAAGTTCGAGACCAGCAATATGATGCAGCAGAAATCAGATCAACATACAATGGCAATGCTGAGCCTGAAGAAACTCGTCAAACCACTGCTGCGCCTCATCAAGAAGAAGCAGCTCATACGCAAAACTCTGGCAGAGATGCAGTCGCAGAATGAAATCAACTCATCGCTGGAGGACATGCGCAAAGACTCGGTGGCAAGCTGTGACAATATGGCCAACGAGCAACTGGAGCAGCGACTCTTCAATGATCTCCGACAGTGCCCCAATCAAGCGGCAATGATCGTGCAACAGGGCGAACAGCAACGCATTGTGCCAGCTCATGCCGATCAGACCTTCATCCCGGTTCACTTTGCTCGCACCAGCAGCGGCACCTTCTTCTGGACTTCAGTCGACAGcgcaaggcaacaacagcagcagcaacaacaacaagaactgcACATGCGTGAACGATTCGACCGCTGGGTCCAGGCCTAAATAACACCAATTGGGCCAACACTGAtgtcagcttcagctttaatACCATGTGTCACCAGCTTGAGCCAATTAGCCAAGATGGTGACGCCAAATGGCACGACCGCAATCTCAGGGTGATATTAGGGTATAGTTGCTTCTTCGGTACAACACTGAGGTATCAACTTAACAATGTAATAACAAGCTTGTAAATTATTGTGATTTCCCAATAGCTTTTCTAAGTTTAGTATTACGAAAAAATCATTGTCTTccatgtttgtttgttaggTTACTTTAGGCTAAGAATCATTGTCTTCCATGTAAAATAATCTAGTTttaagatataaataaatatttagacttagaaaaaaaaaacaaaattttgaattcttATTTCCCATtgcaattttacatttttcagttttgctATGCCTCTGTTACTGCAACAGATATGGGTATGAATAATATGCCAGTTATTCTATTGAAGTAGCGAAATTAATTCTATGCTGGTAACCgcatattcattaaaaatagttCAAACGAAACTACATTTTAGATGGTATCTTTTGTTTACCAAAACTTATCATAATAAACCGTTCAAAATGAATTCGctttgcgatcagatgaaatGTAAATCTtgaagaaataattaattataggTTTGGTACAAATACTGCACAGACAATAAACTGTATTTTGAACACTCGTAACTTGAATGTTTATTGTATTAACATTATCAAATCCAAATCAATCCTAAGCAAACTTCTAATCATAGAGGCTTATTATGTTACTCGTATCGATCATTTAACGATTCTCTATCAGATTGAAGGGATGACACGTAGGTAATTACAGTTCTGAGATCGACACAATCTAACAATGAATCTCAACATCAACAGAAAGAATAGACTGTATCACAGCCAAGGCAAAGCAATTACACTTTATAGGGCTCTTATATGACTGTCATAATTCACACAATGCTGATATCTTCTTCCTAATGATACTTGGAATAAAACACAGGAgcgtaaaagaaaataattgattaatgGAGAGAATTGTCAATCgtcagttttctgtttttttttttgtttctctatttccttaaataataaaaaatataactataaGATATTATGCatgtaataaatgaaataaagaacTCTTCAAAAATTTACAACATATCAAGTTATATTCTGtaatctatttttgtttttcttctttaaaaataactatttacttattattaaaagcacaaaaaactatcaataaaacaaaaacaacattttaattattcttggtataattttcaatcttcaaatttgaaatcgCCGTTAAACATCTTTGCCGTAAAGATTCTTTTCAAATCATAAGACATACTTTTGAGGGATGCCAATTTTACCTGTCGTATACTTTATTACACgtgatttccattttttgtagctcacaaaagtatgctacacaatTTATTACAGCTCAGTTCAAATAACGTCAGTTGTATAACACTATATATCGGCATCACTTAAGCGTTTCatgacatatttttaatgttattaaactttctattattattttaagctgcagcagcagcgactcaTCATTGTGATATTAAAATCTATATAGAACTAATGCTTAATTTATGCTAAGTAGCTCTTCTCAGAACTTATTGCTGatatgaaatgcaattaaaccTCACTTACTACAAACGAAACGtaatcttaaaaataattgtatctTCAATTCGATAAAGTACACAGTTCAACGGGCAATTtcgacacacacagacaccgaCTCCAATTCCATGCAGTGGTCCATATCAAATGTAATTAATGTCATAAACAGTAGATAGTAGTTTCTGAGGCAACATGTGTTTAAAGAGGGTTCAAGGCTCCACACTTGGCTGTCAATCCATTATCCATGAAAAGACTAATTAAGGCAGAATTTTTCGAGAAAATAAACTCCTCCGCAAATATAGCACTCACAATATACACACAACAAAGTGAAAAGGGATCGAGGATTTGTTATTTGATTGCCGCACCGAAATAATTCTCTCCCACGAAGTAACCGACGTTTCGGTTTTCGGTTTTTCTCACTGGCATGAGATCGACACACGTGCAGCGTAAGGACCCTCGCATCAGCTACCTGCTTGCTTTCTTTCCACTTAGGACTCACAAAAATGGAATGCGTGACTCGTAATCTCATCACAAACCGATCCCAGATACGAAATACGAAAGAAACACCTGCGTCTAGCGACGCTGTGATTGGTGGAAAATATCCCCAACAGAAAACAAGGGATGATTTTTAGAGGGCAACATATAAATACccattaattacaaaaaatgaaCATCAAATCATATCTTGGCGCAGACAAGTTTAGTTCTCTTTTGTCATGAGTTACGAATTGCTTTCGCATTCAACTGACCCTTGCCAGCAAATTGTCGTTAAAAAGAGATACTTCAGTCCTTTCCAAAGTATCAGGAAAGCCGTTAAAGTGGCCTGCCTACTGTACAAGCCAAATGGAAGGAGTCAACCGACAACAAACTTGCTCCAGCGTCCGATTTatggcaacaactacaaatgaGGTGTCTCAGTGATGTTGACTTTTCGCAAAGCCTGCAGACTGAAGACCGAAAGCTTTAATTAACTcgcttttaaattaattatatttatatcatccccaatatcaaaaaataataaaaacactaACTTGATTTCACATTATTTTGTCAATACAAAAAACCTCTTGGGTCGTTGactttgaaatgcatttcatttgaaacaGTAAAACTCTCTGACCTATCATTATTTCATtgacaattgaaattttcaaattctaTCAAACTCATTGTTTATTGAGCCAGCGTGTTTGCTATAAGAaatcacagaaaaaaaacaacattgaaTTCCAGAATAACAAATAGAAGCAAACCCTTCCTTGGCTACCTGTTCCTGTGCCCCAGACTTCAAAACCTGTTGtcttcgaaaaaaaaacctgtTACCTTAGGGCTtctttggttttgttttcgttgctcGTTCTTATGGTGTTCAAAAATAAATCTCATATTGCATTGAAACAGGTAGGGACGAAGCAAACTCGTAAACAAGACAATAACCCTACATAATAATGAGCGTAAGGGTCGACTTGACTATAGATGCGGTTCAACGCAGTGTacagttttcttttcatttcgattttcttcaatttatgcagtttataaaaaatattcaaatttttttggagCATATCAATAAGATGCGTTTTTATGTACAGTCTTGCGAGCTTGAAGATACCGAGCGGCTTCTGAGTTTGTGCTCTTATATGTCTTCTTCGCTAAAACCAACTTTGAGAACTTACCAAATTATTGCGAAAATGTATTATGCGAAATTTTCTTCTTAACATGAAAATCTACACTTTTACCTTTGCTTTCCAAGAAATACTCTGATTGCAAGACAAATATGCATGTGAAAACATGAATATCTGCAATTCATGGTTGAATTCGTTTCAAAAGTATAACAAATTTTGGTCAAGATACACAAATATCTCAGCCTCTTATTGAATAGGGCTCAATAATCAATagaaaaaaagggaaaatgaTGAAAATGCGAAAACTCAAAATACTTGGTTCCCACGTCCAAAATAAAGGAGCCTGCAAGGATAATTGCTAAGATGCACGTAGCCATGGGTTTCCCACGCTTCAGACGTTATTTGATTCGGGACAAGTCGCCAGGACCTGAGACCCAAGCAAGGTCCTACCTGTCATCTTTCGGGTATTCCTGGCACTGTGTGCCGAACGTGAGAAATTTCTGTTCTACCACCTGCGCTGTTTTCGAGCTCTCTGATTGGCTGAGATGCTGCAGCATCTCTCTGAGAAAGAGCGACCTACTCCGCTCTGAGGGTGAGTGTATAAATAGGCCAAGCATTCTTGAGAGAGTATCAGAAACACTTCGACTGTCGCAGTGACAACACACAAGAAAAATATCTTCACAGTTTTTACACAACATTGAGAAACGCCGGAACGTCAAGATGTCGTCTttgaacaaacaaatgaaCTTCAATAAGTGCATCAGCAAGAAAATGTCGATGCCGTCATACAAATCGAAGGTGTCTCCCACTCGACGCCTTACCAACCTCCTCAAGCCGCTTTTGGGTCAAGTTTTTAACATGAAGACGAAGCAGCCAAAGCGCAGCTCCTACATTGCATCGGAGGAGAAGGAAGCCGAGTTCGACTGGCTGAACAACGACATGGATAACATGGCCAACGAGCATCTGGAGAATCAGCTAATCGACGAGATTCGCCAATGTGCCAAGGAGGATGCTATCATCGTCTACAATGAGAATGGCTCTGGACAACTGCAGACCATGGATCAAGAGGATTACTATGTGCCCGTTCACTTTGCACGCACCAATGCTGGCACATTCTTCTGGACCTCATTGCAGCCCAAGGCCGCCGAACCCTACGCCATCGAATGGAACTTCCTTGATCGTTGGGCTCAGGCGTGAAGAGAAGACTTCAATGAGCACATTGCTGGGTTTAAACTTCTTCAATTCGTGGTACGGGTTCAACAAGATGATGGGACTGTTAGGCTTGCGGTCTAACAAATCAAAGTTTGGGCACTTCGACTTTGATCTCATCAGCCGGGTTCGCTGTATAGATGGGAAAAATCAACACGTGGCTTTGCATTAAAAtgtcatattttaattgcttaagtCGCATGTGGGGCAACTTGATTGTACACAATTTGTTCTTTTgcttaaaaaagaaacaaaattgtaaatgagGTGGCAATTGATGCCAAATACtataaacagaaataaaacaatatatattaactGAAATACCTTTgcgttattattttattttgacttCAAATTTGAGAGAGTCAGTTCAAGATcttatatttctttctttgttgAACTGACTTAGATGCCTTTAAATGCAGGCCACGTTTACAACCCACGTGGTGAAGACTTGTTATTTCATCGTCTTCTGTTTTTTATATGctgaaattctaaaataaataagtgcaATATAAAGAACTCTTGGCACACTTTCAAATATTGGACAACTTTTATGATTTAGTAATCTTTTTGTTatgtcatatattttataaatatttttcgaatTATGTTTTCAAACTATTGCTGACAAAAATACCTTCTAAATAATTGTTTGGAAACGGACACATAGTAGGGTGATCATAAAACACAAGAATATACAAACAActgaacatacatacatatatgagatAAAAAGAAACTTGTTTTTAggtaatattttatgaattgctGTGGAAAATACCTTCTAAAAccttttatacttttttggaaacaaatatatatgccATCATGAAGCACAAGATGACACAGACCAATgaagtaaatatttgataatttaatttcataggCCTCTAGTTGCTTACAACCTTTGcagaaaaaataattgaaaaaccaaaatatttgttttcctatgagtaatttatttacatgtacATAGTagataaacaataaaaacatatgAATCATACAAAAACATATGAAACATAAAATGGAAGACGTGaattttgttgtcgtttgatgaataatgtaaaaattgtaagaataaaaataacttaagcATAGTTTAACTAACTTAAATTGTAGTCCAAATAGCTTCCACAACTTTAAAGAAGTTGCAAGCGGTTATACACTAGATCTTACAAAGTATATTGCACATGGAAGGGTCTTCGCTGCCACACTCAGCATTTTGTGGTGTGGTCAGCAAAGAGATTGCACTATTCTCATGCCCGGTTCTGATGTTTGTTGTCCTCAGCCAGATGTCCAGCGGAATGAACAAGCAACTAGATTAAAGCTTTGCACCAACCATAACTAAAGTGGGGATTTGCGCTTAGAGCGCTTTTAAAGCTTCATCCGCCATGCCAAGCCCTGGGGATGTTCGTCACAGTTCGTATCGCAAATGTGAACTGAGATGCATTTGGAATGCCTCAGCTATGCTTCAATTGCGAGTTTT
This is a stretch of genomic DNA from Drosophila albomicans strain 15112-1751.03 chromosome 3, ASM965048v2, whole genome shotgun sequence. It encodes these proteins:
- the LOC117569540 gene encoding enhancer of split malpha protein, which translates into the protein MSFITREYKFETSNMMQQKSDQHTMAMLSLKKLVKPLLRLIKKKQLIRKTLAEMQSQNEINSSLEDMRKDSVASCDNMANEQLEQRLFNDLRQCPNQAAMIVQQGEQQRIVPAHADQTFIPVHFARTSSGTFFWTSVDSARQQQQQQQQQELHMRERFDRWVQA
- the LOC117569938 gene encoding enhancer of split malpha protein, which codes for MSSLNKQMNFNKCISKKMSMPSYKSKVSPTRRLTNLLKPLLGQVFNMKTKQPKRSSYIASEEKEAEFDWLNNDMDNMANEHLENQLIDEIRQCAKEDAIIVYNENGSGQLQTMDQEDYYVPVHFARTNAGTFFWTSLQPKAAEPYAIEWNFLDRWAQA